The following are from one region of the Silene latifolia isolate original U9 population chromosome 9, ASM4854445v1, whole genome shotgun sequence genome:
- the LOC141602060 gene encoding uncharacterized protein LOC141602060, whose protein sequence is MNGFTVFFPVSRWAGQYRLGTGHDMSTNSFSLRSLLEKEKLNGSNFPKWYRSLRIVLEHERKEYVLEKEYPDEPYSDADNAIQMAYIQHEKDNIDVCCLILATMNSELQKQYENMDSAFDMINNLKAIFQEQARTERYNTVKAIFDCKMGDKDPVNPHVMKLISYFDNLERLDVGISQQLATYIILQSLPPVYKDFVLNYNMHDL, encoded by the exons ATGAATGGTTTTACTGTGTTCTTTCCAGTTTCGAGATGGGCAGGCCAATACCGGTTAGGAACCGGTCATG ATATGTCTACAAACTCATTTTCACTACGATCCTTGCTGGAAAAGGAAAAATTGAATGGTTCAAATTTCCCGAAATGGTATCGCTCTTTGAGAATTGTTCTCGAACATGAGAGAAAGGAATACGTCCTTGAGAAGGAGTATCCTGACGAGCCCTATTCCGATGCTGATAATGCCATTCAGATGGCGTATATTCAACACGAAAAGGACAACATTGATGTCTGCTGTCTCATACTAGCTACCATGAATTCTGAGCTTCAAAAGCAATATGAAAACATGGATTCTGCATTTGATATGATCAATAACCTGAAAGCGATATTTCAGGAGCAAGCTAGAACTGAGAGATATAACACTGTCAAGGCAATATTTGATTGCAAAATGGGTGATAAAGACCCAGTCAACCCGCATGTGATGAAGCTGATAAGTTATTTTGATAACTTAGAGAGGCTAGATGTTGGGATAAGCCAACAGTTGGCGACATATATTATACTTCAGTCTTTGCCACCTGTCTATAAAGATTTTGTGTTGAACTATAACATGCATGATCTGTAG